In the genome of Desulfofarcimen acetoxidans DSM 771, one region contains:
- a CDS encoding LytR/AlgR family response regulator transcription factor: MKLKTLIVDDEYPARQELRYALSEFDNVEIVGEAANAKEALSLIKALDYTVLFLDISMPGMNGLELGRAIQDLPNRPYVIFVTAYDEYAVQAFEVDAVDYLLKPVEPRRLKQAIEKVMKAVGESAPAVEKDEEAVDISAGKVKQEPKQIQIDRIPAEKMGKTVLINEADIIYAFTEQDYVYIKTHNDKLLTRFTLKDLEARLNTNSFFRTHRCYIVNLHKVKEIVPFFNGTYNLVVEDKEGGEVPVSRAQAKKLRKILGF, translated from the coding sequence GTGAAACTGAAGACCTTGATCGTGGATGACGAATATCCTGCCCGTCAGGAACTGCGCTATGCTCTAAGTGAATTTGATAATGTGGAGATTGTCGGTGAGGCGGCTAATGCAAAGGAAGCGCTGTCTTTAATTAAGGCACTTGATTATACCGTGTTATTTTTAGATATATCTATGCCTGGCATGAACGGCCTGGAATTAGGCAGAGCAATTCAGGATCTGCCTAACAGGCCCTATGTCATATTTGTTACAGCCTACGATGAGTATGCCGTACAGGCCTTTGAAGTTGATGCAGTTGACTACCTGTTAAAGCCTGTGGAACCGAGAAGGTTAAAACAAGCTATCGAAAAGGTTATGAAGGCCGTTGGAGAATCCGCGCCTGCAGTAGAGAAAGATGAGGAGGCAGTTGATATTTCCGCCGGTAAGGTCAAGCAGGAGCCTAAACAAATTCAAATTGACCGAATACCGGCAGAGAAAATGGGCAAAACTGTGCTGATCAATGAAGCGGATATTATCTACGCTTTTACCGAGCAGGATTATGTCTATATAAAGACTCATAATGATAAACTTTTGACCAGGTTCACTTTAAAAGATCTGGAAGCACGCTTGAATACAAATTCTTTTTTCCGCACTCACCGCTGCTACATTGTTAACCTGCACAAAGTCAAAGAAATTGTGCCTTTTTTTAACGGTACGTATAATCTTGTGGTGGAAGATAAGGAAGGCGGGGAAGTTCCGGTTAGCCGTGCCCAGGCTAAAAAGCTGCGTAAAATATTGGGCTTTTAG
- a CDS encoding histidine kinase, translating to MRTMNIDTKDLLNVIIRWLIVQLIGSVMVLALSLKLWQAVFILFIISGLSVSFVLYYWLNRRPVKLKSTDQPIELQIASETLPFMRRGLNVETAGSTAEIIKKISDVDAVAITDREKVLAYIGEGSDHHKPGGEILTYATRRAIITGEIKVIHNSRDINCSVPHCPLEAAVIVPLRCNGEVVGTVKMYRTKQGRMPDHLVKLAVGVAQMLDVQMELAELDRRAQLVAVAELDALHAQINPHFLFNTLNTIIMFSRTNPETARRLLIRLSSFFRQALQRKGHFNTLKGEIEYINTYLVLVRARFREKIRVRRQIAHELLEYRVPVLTIQPLVENAVKHGIMPKEGAGTVSITVKMQNDELLIVVEDDGVGISLDMIPKVLQPGYGSGNGVGLSNVHERLKNLFGEEYGLRIISKPGEGTAVYVRVPIKRDLIRRGEMSGETEDLDRG from the coding sequence ATGAGGACTATGAATATAGATACAAAGGATTTATTAAACGTTATTATCAGATGGTTGATAGTTCAACTTATCGGTTCTGTCATGGTGCTGGCCTTATCTCTAAAATTATGGCAGGCGGTTTTTATTTTGTTTATTATCAGCGGTTTATCTGTTTCCTTTGTTCTTTACTACTGGTTAAACCGTCGTCCGGTGAAGCTTAAATCTACCGACCAGCCGATTGAGTTGCAGATAGCCAGTGAGACGCTGCCTTTTATGCGGCGGGGTTTAAATGTTGAAACGGCCGGGAGTACGGCGGAAATAATTAAAAAAATCAGTGATGTTGATGCCGTGGCCATAACCGACAGGGAAAAAGTGCTGGCTTATATAGGAGAAGGTTCCGATCACCATAAACCGGGTGGGGAGATTTTAACCTATGCAACCAGGCGGGCTATTATAACCGGTGAGATAAAGGTAATTCATAACAGTCGGGATATAAACTGTTCGGTGCCTCATTGTCCCCTGGAAGCGGCAGTTATTGTGCCGCTTAGATGTAACGGGGAGGTTGTCGGCACTGTAAAAATGTACAGAACCAAACAGGGTAGAATGCCGGATCATTTGGTAAAGCTGGCTGTTGGGGTGGCTCAGATGCTGGATGTGCAAATGGAGTTGGCTGAACTGGATCGCCGGGCTCAGTTGGTAGCTGTAGCCGAACTCGATGCCCTGCACGCTCAAATTAACCCTCATTTTTTATTTAATACTCTAAACACCATAATCATGTTCAGCCGGACAAACCCGGAAACCGCACGTAGGCTGTTAATTCGTCTGTCCTCTTTCTTTCGTCAGGCTTTGCAGAGAAAGGGACATTTCAATACTTTAAAAGGTGAGATTGAATATATAAACACTTATTTAGTATTGGTGCGGGCCCGCTTCCGTGAGAAGATCAGGGTGCGCCGTCAAATAGCTCATGAATTGCTGGAATACCGGGTGCCGGTTTTAACTATACAGCCGTTGGTGGAGAATGCTGTCAAGCATGGGATTATGCCAAAAGAAGGTGCGGGTACCGTATCAATTACTGTAAAGATGCAGAATGATGAGCTTTTAATTGTTGTGGAGGATGACGGGGTTGGTATCAGTTTGGATATGATCCCGAAAGTTTTGCAGCCAGGCTACGGCTCGGGCAACGGAGTAGGTTTAAGCAATGTTCATGAACGACTAAAGAATTTATTTGGCGAAGAGTACGGGTTAAGGATAATCAGTAAACCTGGTGAGGGTACAGCTGTTTATGTCCGGGTACCCATAAAAAGGGATCTGATTAGGAGAGGTGAAATGTCCGGTGAAACTGAAGACCTTGATCGTGGATGA
- a CDS encoding transcriptional regulator — protein MHQITLNEYLTQANKRLPTEAKKVLQALFDQGSMNKEELSLTARVKRAVLDHIIMQLYALGLVDVSTEGKSKICNLTKLGNEFLNIIEAEAS, from the coding sequence ATGCATCAAATAACTTTAAACGAATACTTGACTCAAGCCAATAAAAGACTGCCTACAGAAGCAAAAAAGGTATTACAGGCCTTATTCGATCAGGGCAGTATGAACAAAGAGGAATTATCACTAACAGCCAGAGTAAAACGGGCTGTCCTGGATCATATTATTATGCAATTGTACGCTTTAGGCTTAGTCGATGTATCCACCGAAGGGAAAAGCAAAATCTGTAATCTCACCAAACTTGGCAATGAATTTTTAAATATCATTGAAGCGGAAGCCAGTTAA